A region of Deinococcus cellulosilyticus NBRC 106333 = KACC 11606 DNA encodes the following proteins:
- the cdaA gene encoding diadenylate cyclase CdaA: MFSWLTGAKDLLDILLVATLIYQGYLLLENTRALNVLRGILIFVVVWLLASYFKLASVDYLLSKAATVGLFALVVVFQPELRQLFERLGRPRGREDQQAGAVVNEIARAVEHMAERSIGALIALERRTPLGEYAASGVKLDAMISAPFLEAIFARNAPLHDGGVIIKEGRVVAAGCVFPLQNQQDGVYKRYGTRHRSALGLSEGTDAVVIVVSEERGSIRLAQSGRLSQDLNANELRDKLRALLYEVKS, translated from the coding sequence ATGTTCAGCTGGCTGACAGGCGCGAAAGACTTACTCGACATCTTGCTGGTCGCCACCCTGATTTATCAAGGCTACCTGCTGCTGGAAAACACCCGTGCACTCAACGTGCTGCGGGGCATCCTGATTTTTGTCGTGGTGTGGCTGCTTGCCAGCTATTTCAAGCTTGCCAGTGTGGATTACCTGCTCTCCAAAGCAGCCACCGTGGGTCTCTTTGCCCTGGTGGTGGTGTTCCAGCCCGAACTGAGACAACTCTTTGAGCGTCTGGGCCGTCCCAGAGGCCGGGAAGACCAGCAGGCCGGAGCCGTGGTCAATGAAATTGCCCGCGCAGTGGAACACATGGCAGAACGAAGCATCGGTGCCCTGATTGCCCTGGAGCGCCGGACCCCCCTTGGTGAATACGCCGCCTCCGGTGTCAAACTGGACGCGATGATCAGTGCCCCCTTCCTGGAAGCCATCTTCGCCCGCAATGCCCCCCTGCACGACGGAGGGGTCATCATCAAAGAAGGCCGGGTGGTGGCTGCCGGATGCGTGTTCCCCCTGCAAAACCAACAGGATGGGGTCTACAAGAGGTACGGCACCCGTCACCGCAGTGCCCTCGGCCTCTCTGAAGGGACAGACGCCGTGGTGATCGTGGTCTCCGAGGAACGGGGCAGCATCAGACTTGCCCAGAGCGGAAGGCTTTCACAGGATCTCAACGCCAACGAACTGCGCGACAAACTCCGCGCCCTGCTCTATGAGGTCAAATCGTGA
- a CDS encoding CdaR family protein: MMRLITHKLPQKIISLVLAVVIYFIATADQRSTSERSFEVPVQVIDASPNASQRDVSDIPKTIRVTLSGPINRLETLEADRIEANLDVSNLPAGRFQSRLEVIEPTGTRMVSYTPQVISGLIDRVISVRFPVKTTHLNVSDDEIFRFTTNPDRVQVTGPQNRVESVANVITQPVAYQENNVRQVTVVALDAQGHEVQDVKLTPRSVQVARVDVGTLPVKTVPVRLAPVNDRFQVLSASFSPKTIRVLSTPENLSKIDSVQATVTLKEGTYVTPARLTLPDGYTALDRVNVTLSVKAK; this comes from the coding sequence GTGATGCGCCTCATCACCCACAAACTCCCACAGAAAATCATCTCTCTGGTGCTTGCTGTGGTGATCTACTTCATCGCCACAGCAGACCAGCGTTCCACCAGTGAACGCAGCTTTGAAGTGCCCGTGCAGGTGATTGACGCCTCTCCAAACGCTTCCCAGAGAGACGTGTCAGACATCCCCAAAACCATCCGCGTGACCCTCAGTGGTCCCATCAACCGACTGGAAACCCTGGAAGCAGACCGCATTGAGGCCAATCTGGACGTCAGCAACCTGCCCGCAGGCCGTTTCCAGAGCCGCCTCGAAGTGATTGAACCCACCGGAACCCGCATGGTCAGTTACACCCCCCAGGTGATCTCGGGCCTGATTGACCGGGTGATCAGTGTGCGCTTTCCGGTCAAAACCACCCACCTGAATGTCTCGGACGATGAGATCTTCCGCTTCACCACCAACCCGGACCGGGTGCAGGTGACAGGCCCCCAGAACCGTGTGGAAAGCGTGGCCAATGTCATCACCCAGCCAGTGGCCTATCAGGAGAACAACGTCCGGCAGGTCACCGTTGTTGCATTGGATGCCCAGGGCCACGAGGTGCAGGATGTGAAACTCACGCCCCGGAGTGTGCAGGTGGCACGGGTGGATGTGGGAACCCTGCCCGTGAAAACAGTCCCGGTGAGACTGGCACCTGTGAATGACCGGTTTCAGGTCCTGAGTGCCAGTTTCAGTCCCAAAACCATCCGGGTGCTCAGCACGCCTGAGAATCTCAGTAAAATAGACTCTGTGCAGGCCACCGTCACCCTCAAAGAGGGCACCTATGTCACCCCGGCCCGCCTGACCCTGCCTGACGGATACACTGCACTCGACCGTGTGAACGTCACCCTCAGCGTCAAAGCGAAATAA
- the def gene encoding peptide deformylase, translated as MIYPIRLYGDPVLRQKARAVTDFTQTVQVPGFEPVSLIQLAENMLDTMYNAHGVGIAAPQIGLGLRMFVMAEYADDEEEGEAAEDSDPRARSRVLRELVVINPVLEPLNKKKNKNSQEGCLSVPGIYEEGIARFSEMRLTYQDAEGNTHTEENEDFIARVWQHENDHLNGKFFLDHLPKHITDEHRTELAIMQRKAKAFLKELKEKGW; from the coding sequence ATGATCTATCCCATTCGACTTTACGGAGACCCCGTCCTGCGCCAGAAAGCCAGGGCCGTCACAGATTTCACCCAGACCGTGCAGGTCCCTGGCTTCGAGCCTGTCAGCCTCATCCAGCTTGCCGAAAACATGCTGGACACCATGTACAACGCCCACGGCGTGGGCATTGCCGCCCCACAGATCGGACTTGGCCTGCGCATGTTCGTGATGGCAGAATACGCCGACGATGAAGAGGAAGGCGAAGCCGCAGAGGACTCCGATCCCCGTGCCCGGTCCAGAGTGCTGCGTGAACTGGTGGTCATCAACCCCGTTCTGGAACCCCTCAACAAGAAGAAAAACAAGAACTCTCAGGAAGGGTGCCTATCGGTTCCTGGCATCTACGAGGAAGGCATTGCCCGCTTCTCCGAAATGCGCCTCACCTACCAGGACGCCGAGGGCAACACCCACACCGAAGAGAACGAGGACTTCATTGCGCGCGTCTGGCAGCATGAAAATGATCACCTGAACGGCAAGTTCTTCCTGGACCACCTGCCCAAACACATCACCGATGAGCACCGCACCGAGCTTGCCATCATGCAGCGCAAGGCCAAAGCTTTCCTGAAAGAACTCAAAGAAAAAGGCTGGTGA
- the fmt gene encoding methionyl-tRNA formyltransferase: MTRRKVAFFGSPAFALPVMEAIHASHDIVLVVSQPDKPVGRGNKITPPPVAARAKELGLPLSQPVKLRKNEDFIEVLRQSGAEVAVTCAYGKILPQSVLDVPRYGFINTHTSLLPKYRGAAPIQWALIDGEEVTGTTIMQTDAGMDTGDILIQEALSIQPEWTLSDLAQALSAQASRLIVQALNNLETLVHTPQDHQAATHARMLEKEDGEIRWTDSLQSIVNRYRGTYGWPGSYTHHKGKRLKVLELRASDAPRTTEPGHVQGTTERGVLVACSDGVIELLQVQPESKAALSGADWFRNHQIKMGEKLGQ, encoded by the coding sequence ATGACCCGCAGAAAAGTGGCCTTTTTTGGGTCTCCTGCTTTCGCCCTGCCCGTGATGGAAGCCATTCACGCCAGCCATGACATCGTGCTGGTGGTCTCCCAGCCTGACAAACCTGTGGGCAGAGGCAACAAAATCACCCCTCCTCCCGTCGCGGCCAGAGCAAAAGAACTGGGCTTGCCGCTCAGTCAACCTGTCAAACTCCGCAAAAATGAGGACTTCATTGAGGTCCTGAGACAATCTGGAGCAGAGGTCGCTGTCACCTGTGCTTACGGCAAGATCCTTCCACAAAGCGTGCTGGACGTTCCCAGATACGGTTTCATCAACACCCACACCAGTCTCCTTCCCAAATACCGTGGAGCAGCCCCCATCCAGTGGGCCCTGATCGATGGGGAGGAAGTCACCGGAACCACCATCATGCAGACCGATGCAGGCATGGACACCGGAGACATCCTGATTCAGGAAGCTCTCTCCATCCAGCCTGAATGGACCCTCTCTGACCTGGCACAGGCCCTGAGCGCCCAGGCCAGCAGGCTCATTGTGCAAGCCCTGAACAACCTGGAAACCCTGGTTCACACGCCACAAGACCATCAGGCCGCCACACACGCCAGAATGCTCGAAAAAGAGGATGGCGAGATCCGCTGGACGGATTCCCTTCAGAGCATCGTGAACCGCTACAGGGGCACCTACGGCTGGCCTGGAAGCTACACCCATCACAAAGGCAAACGCCTGAAAGTGCTGGAGCTCAGGGCTTCAGATGCTCCCAGAACCACTGAACCCGGGCATGTGCAGGGCACCACAGAACGGGGTGTTCTGGTCGCCTGCAGTGACGGTGTGATTGAGCTTCTGCAGGTGCAGCCTGAATCCAAAGCTGCTTTAAGCGGAGCGGACTGGTTTAGAAACCACCAGATCAAAATGGGTGAAAAGCTCGGACAGTGA